In the uncultured Methanobacterium sp. genome, one interval contains:
- the mcrG gene encoding coenzyme-B sulfoethylthiotransferase subunit gamma, whose protein sequence is MAQYYPGTSKVAENRRKFCDPEIGLEKLREISDEDIVKILGHRAPGEEYPSVHPPLEEMDEPDDAIREMVEPLDGAKAGDRVRYIQFTDSMYFAPAQPFLRSRAYLCRYRGADAGTLSGRQIIETRERDLEKVSKELLETEFFDPARSGIRGKSVHGHSLRLDEDGMMFDMLRRLVFNKSTGKVDAVKNQIGDELDEPVDLGEPLDEATLKEKTTIYRKDGEAYRDDVDAVEILHRIHVSRSKGGYKPE, encoded by the coding sequence ATGGCACAATACTACCCAGGAACCAGTAAGGTAGCAGAAAACCGGAGAAAATTCTGCGACCCAGAAATAGGACTAGAAAAATTGAGGGAGATCTCCGACGAGGATATAGTTAAGATACTAGGTCACAGAGCTCCTGGTGAAGAATACCCCAGCGTACACCCACCTCTCGAAGAGATGGATGAACCTGACGATGCCATCAGGGAAATGGTTGAACCATTAGATGGTGCAAAAGCCGGTGACAGAGTACGATACATACAGTTTACAGACTCCATGTACTTTGCTCCAGCCCAGCCATTCTTAAGGTCAAGGGCTTACCTATGTAGATACAGAGGAGCCGACGCAGGTACCCTATCAGGACGTCAAATTATCGAAACCCGTGAAAGAGACTTGGAAAAAGTATCCAAGGAACTTCTGGAAACTGAATTCTTTGACCCAGCCCGATCCGGTATCAGAGGAAAATCTGTACACGGACACTCCCTGAGACTTGACGAAGACGGTATGATGTTTGACATGTTACGACGTCTAGTCTTCAACAAATCCACTGGAAAAGTAGACGCAGTTAAAAACCAGATTGGTGACGAACTCGACGAACCAGTGGACTTAGGAGAACCATTAGATGAAGCCACTCTCAAGGAAAAAACCACTATCTACCGTAAAGATGGTGAAGCTTACCGAGACGACGTTGACGCAGTTGAAATACTGCACAGAATACACGTGAGCCGATCTAAAGGTGGGTACAAACCTGAATAA
- a CDS encoding cation diffusion facilitator family transporter, producing the protein MDMTNKNQLKKDRLIKGQRAAKYSTLTNLCLSIIKGFFGLMSGSVALIADSIHSFSDIFASLAVYIGLKLSQKKPDEKFPYGYYKTETMASLIVAVIILFSGLEIALQSLNGIIDPQPLKLPLIAILVAVISVAASLLLTRYEQRVGDEIQSPALMSDAKHSLIDVFSSLLVFVGILSSYMGYLSFQGVAGLTVALLIIWMGLNIGKDAVLVLMDASIDPEIIKQIKGAALTVNGVEGVSGVKVRSSGPYLFGELHLETKRNVSVEKAHEISDNVEEMVRKDVEKLETLLVQVEPVKKDLIRFALPLKTRDGLNSVPSTHFGKVPYFLIWEVHNGEIKNYQIEDNPAQYLEKKRGIKTAEFLAKENVDVILTEELGEGPSYALSEYFIHFLAPEGNTVEEIMKNSLNMI; encoded by the coding sequence ATGGACATGACAAATAAAAACCAGTTAAAAAAGGATAGGTTAATAAAGGGGCAAAGGGCAGCAAAGTATTCCACTTTAACTAACCTTTGCCTGAGTATTATTAAAGGATTTTTTGGGTTAATGTCTGGAAGTGTGGCCCTTATTGCAGATTCAATTCATTCATTTTCCGATATATTCGCTTCTTTGGCTGTTTACATTGGTTTAAAACTTTCCCAAAAAAAACCGGATGAAAAATTTCCATACGGGTACTATAAGACAGAAACAATGGCTTCTCTTATAGTGGCGGTGATTATTCTGTTCAGTGGCCTGGAAATAGCATTACAGTCCTTGAATGGAATAATTGATCCCCAACCATTGAAATTACCTTTAATTGCCATTTTAGTCGCTGTTATATCAGTCGCTGCATCCCTCCTTTTAACCCGTTATGAACAGAGGGTAGGGGATGAAATTCAATCCCCTGCACTTATGAGTGATGCTAAACACAGTCTCATTGATGTTTTTTCATCTTTACTGGTCTTTGTAGGAATATTATCCTCTTATATGGGTTATTTAAGTTTTCAGGGTGTTGCTGGACTTACGGTAGCTCTTCTGATTATATGGATGGGTTTGAATATTGGTAAAGATGCAGTTTTAGTACTGATGGATGCATCAATTGATCCTGAGATAATAAAACAAATAAAAGGTGCTGCTTTAACTGTGAATGGAGTTGAAGGGGTTAGTGGTGTTAAGGTGAGAAGTTCTGGTCCATATTTGTTTGGAGAACTTCATCTGGAAACTAAAAGGAATGTATCAGTGGAAAAAGCTCATGAAATATCGGATAATGTGGAGGAAATGGTTCGAAAAGATGTTGAAAAACTGGAAACATTACTGGTACAAGTGGAACCTGTTAAAAAAGATTTGATCCGGTTTGCTCTTCCCCTTAAAACTAGGGATGGTTTGAACTCGGTTCCATCAACACATTTTGGTAAAGTGCCCTACTTTCTTATCTGGGAGGTTCATAATGGGGAAATAAAAAACTACCAGATTGAGGATAATCCTGCCCAGTACTTGGAAAAAAAGAGGGGAATAAAAACTGCAGAATTTTTGGCAAAGGAAAATGTTGATGTAATTTTAACCGAAGAACTGGGTGAAGGCCCAAGTTATGCTCTTTCAGAATATTTCATACATTTTTTGGCTCCAGAAGGGAATACAGTTGAAGAAATTATGAAAAACTCCCTAAACATGATTTAG
- the mcrB gene encoding coenzyme-B sulfoethylthiotransferase subunit beta: MAKFEDKVDLYDDRGNLVEAEVPIEALSPLRNPAIKAIVQGIKRTVAVNLEGTENALKAAKVGGPACKILGRELDLDIVGNAEAIAAKAKEMIQVEEGDNTTVELLGGGKRALVQLPTARFDAAAEYSATSLVTANAFIQAIISVCDVNMYDANMVKAAILGRYPQSVEYMGGNLATMLDIPQKLEGPGYALRNIMVNHVVATTLKNTMQTSALSSILEQSAMFEMGDAVGAFERMHLLGLAYQGMNADNVVFDLVKENGAEGTVGSVIESMIARAKADDVIGVEKDLNGFSVYGTDDVAKWNAYAAAGQLAATMVNQGAARAAQGVSSTILYYNDILEFETGLPSVDFGRAEGVAVGFSFFSHSIYGGGGPGIFNGNHIVTRHSKGFAIPCVAAAMALDAGTQLFSPESTSGLIKEVFSQVDAFREPLKYVNEAAAEIKNQV; the protein is encoded by the coding sequence ATGGCAAAGTTTGAAGATAAGGTCGACTTGTACGACGACAGAGGTAATCTTGTCGAAGCAGAAGTCCCCATAGAAGCCCTGAGTCCATTAAGGAACCCTGCAATCAAAGCGATTGTACAAGGTATCAAAAGGACTGTAGCAGTTAACCTCGAAGGTACAGAAAATGCTTTGAAAGCCGCAAAAGTCGGTGGACCAGCATGTAAAATACTGGGACGGGAACTGGATCTAGACATAGTGGGTAATGCTGAAGCTATTGCAGCTAAAGCAAAAGAAATGATACAGGTCGAAGAAGGCGACAACACCACAGTCGAACTACTGGGTGGAGGAAAAAGGGCATTAGTCCAGCTTCCAACCGCTCGGTTTGATGCAGCCGCTGAATATTCAGCTACCTCTCTGGTAACTGCCAATGCATTCATTCAGGCTATAATAAGTGTGTGCGACGTCAACATGTACGACGCTAACATGGTTAAAGCAGCCATACTGGGAAGATATCCACAGTCAGTAGAATATATGGGTGGAAACTTAGCAACCATGCTAGACATACCACAGAAACTGGAAGGCCCAGGTTACGCCCTGCGTAACATCATGGTCAACCACGTGGTAGCAACAACCCTGAAAAACACAATGCAAACATCTGCTCTATCCAGTATTCTGGAACAATCAGCAATGTTTGAAATGGGTGATGCAGTAGGAGCATTTGAAAGAATGCACCTGTTAGGACTGGCTTACCAAGGAATGAACGCCGACAATGTGGTGTTTGACCTGGTAAAAGAAAACGGTGCCGAAGGTACTGTTGGATCAGTCATAGAATCCATGATTGCAAGGGCAAAAGCTGATGATGTTATCGGTGTAGAAAAAGACCTGAATGGTTTCAGTGTCTACGGAACCGATGACGTAGCTAAGTGGAACGCATACGCCGCTGCAGGACAATTAGCAGCCACCATGGTAAACCAAGGTGCTGCACGTGCTGCTCAGGGTGTTTCATCAACCATTCTATACTACAACGATATTTTAGAATTCGAAACTGGATTACCAAGCGTAGACTTCGGTCGAGCTGAAGGTGTAGCTGTAGGATTCTCTTTCTTCAGCCACTCTATATACGGTGGTGGAGGTCCTGGTATCTTTAACGGTAACCACATCGTGACTCGACACAGTAAAGGTTTCGCCATACCATGTGTGGCCGCAGCCATGGCTTTAGACGCCGGTACACAGTTGTTCTCACCTGAATCAACCTCCGGACTAATCAAAGAAGTGTTCAGTCAAGTGGACGCGTTCCGAGAACCACTGAAATACGTGAACGAAGCAGCAGCGGAGATTAAAAACCAAGTCTAA
- the mmp10 gene encoding methyl coenzyme M reductase-arginine methyltransferase Mmp10 (Mmp10 (methanogenesis marker protein 10) is a cobalamin-requiring radical SAM methyltransferase that creates the methylarginine modification to methyl coenzyme M reductase.), whose translation MQIIADVGGIPGKDCRGFCKYCYFRKVKGTDPLGCSSCLPGTFGCELCTTGVREIKNEFIPPFMVINSVRTSLMMGNFREDDLKINISGGGDVSCYPHLLDITSAFSQWEVPIHLGYTSGKGIDDPQMATDLLSHGVEEVTFTVFSTNPEIRKTWMGDKNPQASLDALKRFSEGCDVHAAAVIVPGVNDGEALRQTCADLEKWGAKAFILMRFANYRNQGLILGNEPIIEGVNPHSLQEFEELVRSINKEFNLRVTGTPVCDPENDSPFALTRKKNLHYLEILSEVTSEATILTSKIAKPYIERVFNAIGASDLVNVVAADQDIGCLITQRDLEDLELADLKETVMIPGRAFVHDKKATEILSRDGTERIVARGPDKLSVDGEMSGTLSQNDVLKTELIAFEDLIEAINFFGVRKK comes from the coding sequence ATGCAAATAATCGCAGATGTGGGTGGAATACCTGGTAAAGACTGCAGAGGATTCTGCAAATACTGTTATTTTCGCAAGGTTAAAGGAACAGATCCATTAGGATGCAGTTCATGCCTTCCCGGCACATTTGGTTGCGAACTGTGCACTACTGGAGTGAGGGAAATAAAAAATGAATTCATTCCCCCATTCATGGTGATTAACTCAGTTAGAACATCACTAATGATGGGAAATTTCCGTGAAGATGATCTCAAAATAAACATCAGCGGAGGGGGAGATGTTAGTTGTTATCCCCACCTTCTGGACATTACATCCGCATTTTCACAGTGGGAAGTCCCTATTCACCTTGGTTACACCAGTGGAAAAGGTATTGATGACCCTCAAATGGCCACAGACCTCTTATCCCACGGAGTAGAAGAGGTTACCTTTACTGTTTTTTCAACTAACCCTGAAATCCGGAAAACCTGGATGGGTGATAAGAACCCCCAAGCATCTCTTGATGCTTTAAAAAGATTTTCAGAAGGCTGTGATGTGCATGCCGCTGCAGTAATCGTTCCCGGTGTTAACGATGGTGAAGCATTGCGCCAAACGTGTGCTGATCTGGAAAAATGGGGTGCCAAGGCATTCATCCTCATGAGATTTGCCAACTACCGCAATCAGGGACTCATACTGGGAAACGAACCCATAATTGAAGGGGTGAACCCACACAGCCTGCAGGAGTTTGAAGAACTGGTGCGCAGCATAAATAAGGAATTCAACCTTAGAGTAACTGGTACTCCAGTTTGTGATCCTGAAAATGACTCACCATTTGCTCTTACTCGTAAGAAGAACCTTCACTACCTGGAAATATTATCAGAGGTAACCTCTGAAGCTACTATTCTAACCAGTAAAATTGCCAAACCCTATATTGAACGCGTTTTTAATGCTATTGGTGCTTCTGATCTGGTGAACGTGGTGGCTGCAGACCAGGATATTGGATGTCTCATCACCCAGCGAGATTTGGAGGATTTAGAGCTTGCTGATCTAAAAGAAACCGTTATGATCCCAGGAAGGGCTTTCGTTCATGATAAAAAAGCTACAGAAATCTTAAGCAGGGATGGTACAGAACGCATTGTTGCCAGAGGCCCGGATAAACTCAGTGTTGACGGGGAGATGAGCGGTACCCTGAGCCAGAATGATGTGCTTAAAACAGAGTTAATAGCATTTGAAGATTTGATTGAAGCTATAAATTTCTTTGGTGTACGGAAAAAGTAA
- the mcrD gene encoding methyl-coenzyme M reductase operon protein D, with the protein MDIEIFPHRLLSADTTEKLLNDLEELEGVKRMVIQGQRLPQDKENPDRRVITILGEEVDLQVKTGRVFMEIEEENIIDQVRAICEDNLPFGYNIHVGTFIRKQKTVSDGLKYGEATDKIPDEMVGLTDQNAQLSERATIIRKKD; encoded by the coding sequence ATGGACATCGAAATCTTTCCACACAGACTTTTAAGCGCAGACACTACTGAAAAGTTGTTGAACGACTTGGAAGAACTTGAAGGCGTAAAACGAATGGTAATACAGGGCCAAAGACTTCCTCAGGATAAAGAAAACCCTGACCGAAGAGTCATCACTATTCTAGGTGAAGAAGTTGACTTACAGGTAAAAACAGGACGAGTATTTATGGAAATTGAGGAAGAGAACATCATTGATCAAGTTAGAGCAATTTGTGAAGATAATTTACCTTTCGGGTACAATATACACGTTGGAACTTTCATTAGAAAGCAGAAGACGGTCAGTGATGGCTTAAAATACGGAGAAGCAACTGACAAAATACCTGATGAAATGGTAGGATTAACTGATCAAAACGCACAACTCAGTGAAAGAGCCACTATTATCAGGAAAAAGGATTAA
- the mcrC gene encoding methyl-coenzyme M reductase I operon protein C: protein MIGKCTHVVDCRETMGMGEGGGIAQRGTFAECGNEVLAIAMSPGRRHITKPVCEITFALREANILTSTLVLNAGAGVPQDAPNAGGGSLFGLTPKEKEQIGRFKLVVVHLGGVRHHIVYKARLILRHVNRPCIIICEYPVDFEDFAKIGVKTRAVMPEEPKTKGEIVDIISGVIRGETCPQEKLDEIIRKVRLALGGA from the coding sequence ATGATAGGCAAATGCACCCACGTAGTCGATTGTAGAGAAACAATGGGAATGGGCGAAGGAGGCGGAATAGCCCAGCGAGGGACATTTGCGGAATGTGGAAATGAAGTACTGGCCATAGCAATGTCTCCGGGTAGGAGGCACATAACTAAACCAGTATGTGAAATAACCTTTGCCCTGCGGGAAGCAAACATTTTGACCAGCACACTGGTCCTGAACGCAGGCGCAGGAGTACCCCAGGACGCACCCAATGCCGGTGGAGGCAGCCTTTTTGGTCTGACTCCCAAGGAGAAAGAACAAATCGGAAGGTTTAAACTTGTGGTAGTGCACCTGGGAGGGGTTCGACATCATATTGTATACAAGGCCCGCCTGATTTTACGTCATGTAAATCGGCCATGTATTATCATATGCGAATACCCCGTGGACTTTGAGGATTTCGCCAAGATCGGTGTTAAAACCAGAGCAGTTATGCCCGAAGAACCTAAAACTAAGGGTGAAATCGTGGATATAATCAGCGGAGTTATAAGAGGAGAAACCTGTCCCCAAGAGAAATTGGATGAAATTATTAGAAAGGTGAGATTAGCATTAGGAGGTGCATGA
- a CDS encoding ATP-binding protein, which yields MKTITILSGKGGVGKSTLTASIAVMLAENNKIVAVDCDADAPNLALVLGLNEEEFDRWEPLKTGQKAYISRKKCQSLKFCPKCQATKRCFDTCNYSAITWNPHEEIPEINEILCTGCGACLLTCPTKSIELKEVENARIGVGKTHYGFPIVSGQLNVGESGSGKVVNTLKARAAEIANKISADYMVIDAAAGIGCPVIASLRGSDYVILVTEPTPVAFLDFKRAIELVDHFNIPCGVVINKWGINRDFSYQLQNYFQNNQIPLLGMIPYDMRFVEALINLKPAVVYEPNFRNVFTEIINNCWSEMDKI from the coding sequence ATGAAGACCATTACAATTCTATCTGGAAAAGGAGGTGTGGGTAAGAGTACTTTAACTGCTTCAATAGCAGTAATGCTTGCTGAAAATAATAAAATTGTAGCTGTTGATTGTGATGCTGATGCACCAAATTTAGCTCTGGTATTGGGTCTTAATGAAGAAGAATTTGACCGATGGGAACCATTAAAAACTGGCCAAAAGGCTTACATATCCCGAAAAAAATGCCAGTCCTTAAAATTCTGCCCAAAATGTCAAGCTACTAAACGCTGCTTTGATACCTGCAATTACTCAGCGATAACCTGGAATCCACATGAGGAAATACCTGAAATCAATGAGATACTGTGTACGGGTTGCGGGGCCTGCCTGTTAACTTGCCCCACTAAATCCATTGAATTGAAAGAAGTAGAAAATGCCAGGATAGGTGTTGGAAAAACTCATTACGGGTTCCCTATAGTTTCAGGACAGTTGAATGTAGGCGAATCAGGTTCAGGTAAAGTGGTTAACACTCTAAAAGCCAGAGCCGCAGAAATTGCAAACAAAATAAGTGCGGATTACATGGTCATAGATGCAGCAGCAGGGATTGGATGTCCGGTCATTGCATCTTTAAGGGGAAGTGATTATGTAATCCTGGTGACTGAACCAACTCCCGTGGCATTCCTTGATTTTAAAAGAGCCATTGAATTGGTTGATCATTTCAACATTCCCTGCGGGGTGGTTATCAATAAATGGGGAATTAACAGGGACTTTTCTTACCAGTTACAGAATTATTTCCAGAACAACCAGATACCCTTACTGGGAATGATACCTTATGATATGAGGTTTGTAGAAGCTTTAATTAATTTAAAACCAGCAGTTGTTTATGAACCAAACTTCAGGAATGTTTTCACCGAAATAATTAATAACTGCTGGTCTGAAATGGATAAAATCTAA